DNA sequence from the Tenacibaculum mesophilum genome:
AGGTTCTTGAAACTAATTCTCCCCCTTGTCGCCAATCAAAAAGGAAGTTTAAATTCCAGTTTTTGTACGAAAAACTATTGTTGAGTCCCATTGTAAAGTCAGGATTGTAATTTCCTAGTTTTTTAAGTGTAGGGTCTGCAATAAAATTTCCTTCTGATGTTAAGACAAAATCACCTTTTTCATTTTTTAAGTAACCAGTTCCGTAAAAATCACCGATGCGTCCGCCTTCTTCTACTTGAAACCAAACTGTTTGATCTGGATTGTTGTATACTCTTGAATACGCCAATGTAATTCGTCCACTGTTTTGAGGTAACGATTCAATGGTGGCAACATTTTTACTAAAGTTCACAGTAGTATTCCATTTGAAGTTATTGGTTTTAAAAGGAGTGGCATTTATAACAAGCTCTACCCCTTCAGAACGTACTTTTCCGCCATTAACTACTTGTTGTTTAAAACCTGATGAAATAGGAATTGGAAGTGATAAAATTTGATCTTTGGTAAGTGCGTTGTAATAAGTAATATCAAAAGTTAAGCGATCATTAAAAAAACGAAGATCAGCCCCTATTTCAAAAGAAGTTGTTTTTTCTGGGCGTAAGTTAGGATTGGCAATAAAATCTTGACTTGTAAATGCGGGTTGTGCATGTACATTTGTTGTGGGGATAAAGGTTCTTGAAGTTTGATATGGATTGGTGTCGTTACCAACCTGAGCAATGCTTGCACGAACTTTTGCAAATGAAACCGTTGTAGGAAGGGGAAATAATTTACTTAAAATGACGCTGGTAGAAACCGAAGGGTAAAAGAAAGAAGTATTAGTGGTGGTAATTGGAGTAGCAAGCGCGCTAGACCAATCATTTCTACCTGTAATGTCTAAAAAGAAAATATTTTTATATCCTAATTTTATTAAGCCATATAAACTGTTGATTCTTTTTTCTGATAAAAAATTAAAAGTTTCAATGGGAGAAGCAGCGTTGTTAAAGCTAAAAATACCGGGTTGTGCTAATTGTGTAGTTTGTGTTTGTTGTGTACTAGCTTTTTGATCAAGACGATTTCCTCCTAAGGAAATGTCAAGAGTAATATTATTAACTTTAGGGGTATAATTAATTAAAAAATCGGTGTTAATTTCTCTATAGGTTACTTTGTGTTCAGCATATGCACCATTCCTAAACCGATTGGAACTAAAGTTTCTTAAAAAACGCCTGTTTTCACTAGAGTAATCCATTCTTGTTCTTAGTGTTAGGTTTAGGTTGTTGGTAATTTGTTGTTTTGCTGAAATATTACCAAAAACACGGTCTCTGTTAAATTCATTTCTATTTTCGTGTAATATGAAATATGGGTTGTCAAAAAAAGTATAGTTGAACGAATATTGTTGTTTACCCTCCAATCCTGGCTGCCAATAATTTTTTAAACTGTTAATGTTTAACGATCGAGGCCCCCAAGCTACTAATGAATAATTCACGTTTTCAGATCCGTATCCATTAGAAGGTCTGTTATCACTATTGCTATTTACATAATTAACATGCGAAGTAATGGTAGTGTTTTTTGAAGGGATGAATTGCAAATTAGTAGCAATTGTTTTACGATGTAAATTAACACCTGGTATAATTGATTCACTGTTAACATCGGTCAATGACAAACGATAATTCCCTTTGTTAAATCCCGATGCTATGGCAATGTTATTAATCGCTGTAATACCTGTTTTATAAAAATTTATTAAGTTGTTAGGGTGTGCTATAAATGGAGTGGGGGTGATAGGAAGTCCATTGTACAAAGCAGTATCACCTCCTCTAACGGTAGTGCCATCGGGTAGAGATACTGGACTGTCAAATTGAGGAATTAAAGTACCTTGGTTTAATCTTGGTCCCCAACTGTAGGAAATATTGTCGTTAGTTCCTCCACCTAACCCATTAACAAATTCAAAACGTCCAGAATTTCCTTGTCCGTATTCGTTTTGAAACTGAGGAAGTTGGAAAGCTGTGTCAATAAATAAAGAAGAATTAACACTCATTTTAAAAGCATTGCTTCCTTTTTTTGTGTTGATGATAATAACTCCATTAGAAGCTCTAGTACCATATAAAGCAGCAGCACTAGCTCCTTTTAATACAGAAACAGAGGCAATATCATCGGTGTTAACTTCCATAGCACCGTTACCAAAATCAGCTTCTTGAAAACCTGCAGCTGCCTCATTAGTATTATTAAAAATAGTATTATTGTTTATGGGGGTACCGTCTACAATAAAAAGTGGATTGTTATTGGTGAAAGATTGTTCGCCTCGTATAACGATTTTTGAAGATGAGCCAACGCCAGTAGCCCCACCACTGGTAATGTTAACACCCGCTAATTTTCCTGATAAATTATCTAAAAAATTTACCGATTTAACTTCTGAAATATCTTTCTGTTGGATGCTTTGAATAGCATATCCTAGCTCTTTAGACTCTCTTTTTTTATTTAAAGCAGTAATAATTATTTCGTCTAACCCTGTATTTTCTTCTTGCAAATAAATAGATATACTCTTTTGATTCCCAACTTTAATTTCTGCTGTTTTATAGCCTATAGAAGAAAAAATTAGTATATCGTTTTTGCTCTTTATTTTTAAAGAGTAATTGCCACTATTATCTGTAACCGTTCCTTTCGTGGTGTTTTTGATAGTTACGTTAACAAAAGGAATGGGAGTTCCATTTTTTTTTGAGGTTACTTTTCCTCTAATTGTATATTGAGCATTCGCAAAGGTGGTTAGGCATAATAACAACCCCAGTAAGATTTGTTTCATGTATTTTATAAATTTTGTTTCATATTGAGAATCATCAAAGAGTAAATAAAAAGCGAAGCATTTTACTACTAAATGAATGATTGTTATGATATTGTTGTACTTAAGAAAAAATGGAAGTTCTTTGTGAAGTTGTAGGAGAACCTTTGTTGTAAAGTACTGAGGTGTATTGATATCTGTATGTGTATGAGGTGTTGTAAAAACTTTTTCTCAATAAGAGAAATATCTTATTAATTAGATATTTTAGGAAACTGTTCGTTGAATAACGATTTAAAAAATAGATTAAATCGTTTTCTGAATCAATATCTTTTAAGTATGCGAGTTGTGATACAGAATGTTCGTTTTTTTCAAGTATTTTTTTTAGCGTACTAAATAAATCGGGAGTTTTCCAAGGAAGTGTTGCAAAACTTTTCTTGTTAAAATGTTTTTGATTAATGGCGAGTAAATAAATGCCTCCATCTGTTGAAGGACCTAAAACAGGAAGGTCGTTTTGAAGATGGTCAATAGCCTTTTGTAGGTGGGAAGCGTTTAAATTTGGACTGTCATTTCCTACAACAATTATGTTATGAAACCCTTTGGCAAAAGTGTTTTCTATAGCGTTCGTAAAACGCTGACCAAAAGTAGCTCCTATTTGGTGAGTTTCATTACAAATACATATTTGAGCGTTTGTTTTTGAAGCTTCAAAAACAATCTTTTTATTTAAATAGTCAAATAACTGTTCCCCTTTTTCTAAAAACTTATTTTCAGCCTCTCTTTTAGAAGAGTTTGCAAAAATAAGAATAGCTATATTGGGTTGTTTTGACATTTATGGACTTTCCATTAATTAGAATAAAATGGAAAAGTCGAAAGAAATATATTTGCATTACAAAAAAAAGCCGCTAATTTAATTAGCGGCTTTTTAAAGCAAGTAGGCTATTTATTTTTTATTAGCTTCTTTAATATATTTTTCTAAAGCCATAGTCATTGAAGGTGTTTCTGGTGTCGGAGCAGCAATATCTACACGTAAACCTCTATCTTCAACAGCTTTAATAGTAGTGTTTCCAAAAACAGCTATTCGAGTATTGTTTTGTTTGAAATCAGGAAAGTTTTCAAATAAACTATCAATCCCTGATGGACTAAAGAATACCAAAATATCATAAAAAACATTTTCTAAATCAGATAAGTCACTGACTACAGTTCTATATAAGTCCGCACGTTTCCAGTTAACTCCCAATTTATCTAATTCTTCAGGAATTAAAGATTTTAATTTATCAGAAGAAGGAAGTAAAAACTTCTCGTCTTTATGTTTCTTGATTAATTTAGTTAATTCAGGAAATGTTCTATTACCAACATAAATTTTACGTTTACGGTACACAACGTATTTCTGTAAATAATAGGCTACAGCTTCAGATTGACAGAAGTACTTCATATCATCAGGGACAGTAAAACGCATTTCTTCAGCGATTCTAAAAAAATGATCAACAGCATTTCTACTGGTAAGTATAATGGCTGTGTAATTGTTTAAATCAACTTTTTGAGCTCTTACTTCCTTTACAGGTATTCCCTCGACATGAATAAACGATCGAAAGTCAACCTTAACCTTTTGCTTTTCTGCCAAGTCAAAATATGGCGATGTTTCTGTTTTTGGTTTTGGTTGAGAGACTAAAATAGTTTTAACTTTCATAAACTTTCTCTTTATTACGTAGTTGTTGTTTTATAAAGAATTAATAGCGGTGCTATTTCAAGGGTGCAAAAGTACAAAATAAAATAAAACAACTTACTAATTACAAGTTTTTTATTATTTGTTAAAATTAAAAAGACCCTAAAAACAAGCAAGATACAGAAAGAATAAATTAAGAAAAGTTTATTTGTAAAAGTGTATTGATACAGTATGATAATGGGAAATAACCAAATGCTAAGAACATATAAATAACCCGATTTTGTATATAAAAAATAGTTTACGGTTTTAGATAAACCAAGAATATTTGCCAATGCATAATCTAAAAAAAAACGAACAGAAAAATATACAGAAACAAACAAGAAGAGTCCTAAAAAAGCTAGAAAACTATGAGAATATATTTCTGATACTAAAGTGAAAAATAAAAATAAAGAAATAACAATTATAGAAAAAGAAAACAGTAACAATTTAAAAGGTGTGAAAAAAGAAACACCTTCTTCCATTCTTTTATGAAAAAAACCAGGAGTTACAAAAGCAATAGTATATCCATATAACTTAGTAGGTTTTAGTAGCTTCATCATAGCCAATAATACAATAGCTAGTATGATAACTAAAGTAACCCAATTATCATTATATATAACTCTTTCTATTGCTTTCAATTGTTTTTATACTTTTTTAATTAACACAAAATTAGTAATAAATAAATGTATCTTTGCCCAGATTTATATGAAAATTACATGAAGTCAGACGCTTTAATCATAATTCCTACGTATAATGAAAAAGAAAACATTGAAGCTATTATTCGAGCAGCCTTTAGTCAAGAAAAGGTGTTTCATGTGTTGGTTGTAGATGATAGTTCCCCTGATGGAACTGCAATAATTGTAGAAAAGTTACAAAAAGAATTTCCTAATCAGCTTTTTATTGAAAAAAGAAAAGGGAAAAGTGGATTGGGAACTGCGTATATTCATGGTTTTAAATGGGCAATTTCCAAAAAATACAATTATATTATAGAAATGGATGCTGATTTTTCACATAATCCAAAAGATCTTATCAAATTATACAATGAATGTGTTAATAATGGAGCAGATGTAGCTATTGGTTCAAGATATTCAGTAGGGGTAAATGTTGTTAATTGGCCAATGAGCAGAGTGTTATTGTCTTATTTTGCATCAAAATACGTACGGTTAATAACCAGAATGCCTATTCATGATACGACAGCTGGTTTTGTATGCTATAAAAGAAAAGTTTTAGAGACAATTAAGTTAGATAAAGTTAAATTTGTAGGATATGCTTTTCAAATTGAAATGAAATACAAGGCATGGAAGCACAAATTCAATATCAAAGAAGTCTCAGTTATTTTTACTGATAGAGTTTTAGGAAAGTCGAAACTAAGTAAAGGAATTATTAAAGAAGCTGTCTTTGGTGTGATAAAAATGAGAATTAACGGATTACCGAAATAGGAGAATGACCACAATTACGACAAGAGAAGCAAAGAAAGAAGATTTAGAAATCTTGTTAGGGTTTGAACAGGGTGTAATAGAAGCTGAAAGACCTTTTGATTCATCATTGAAAGAAGGAAAAATTAGTTACTATAATCTGGAAGAAATGATTTTTGCTGACAATGTATATTTAATTGTAGCAGTATCTGGTGATGAAATTGTGGGTTCAGGTTATCTCAGAATAGAAAAATCTAGAAGTTATCGTAAAAATGAACATAATGGATATATTGGTTTTATATATGTAAAACCTAATTTTAGAGGTAAAAAAATAAGTGCTTTAATTTTGAATTCGTTAAAAAATTGGGCAAAAAGCAAAGAAATACGAGAGTTAAGACTTGATGTTTACAACGACAATTTATCAGCAATAAAGGCGTACGAACGCTTTGGTTTTAACAAAAGTTTGATTAACATGAAAATGGAAATTTAGTAGAAAATGAAACAATCATATTTAATTAAAAACGCACAAATCGTTAACGAAAACAAGGTTTTTAAAGGCGATGTTTTAATAGAAGGAGAATTTATTAAGGAAATAGGAGAAAACATAATTCCTACAGGTGATGTATTAATGGTAGATGCAGAAGGAAAGTTTTTAATTCCTGGTATGATTGACGATCAAGTACATTTTCGTGAGCCAGGTTTAACACACAAAGCAAATATAGCTACAGAAAGTAAGGCTGCAATTGCAGGAGGAATTACTTCTTTTATTGAAATGCCAAATACAGTACCTCAAGCAACAACTCAAGAATTATTAGCTGATAAGTTTGAAATTGCAAGTAAAACATCGTATGCTAACTATTCATTTATGTTTGGTGGAACTAATGACAACTTAGAAGAATTGTTAAAAACGAATCCAAAAGACGTTGCGGGAATTAAACTATTCTTAGGCTCTTCAACAGGAAACATGTTAGTTGATAATGAAGAAGTATTAGAAAAAATATTTTCATCAACTAAGATGTTAATTTCTGTGCATTGTGAAGATGAAGCAACCATTAGGAAAAATACAGAAGAGTACAAAGCAAAATATGGTGATGATATTCCTGTAAAATACCATCCGTTAATTCGTAGTGAAGAAGCTTGTTATTTATCATCTTCAAAAGCAATTGAATTAGCAAAGAAAACAGGAGCACGTTTACATATTTTCCACTTATCTACAGAAAAAGAAACGCACTTATTTCGAAATGATATTCCGTTAGAGGAAAAACAAATTACGGCAGAGGTTTGTGTACATCACTTATGGTTTACCGATGCAGATTATGATAAAAAAGGAACACACATTAAGTGGAATCCTGCTGTGAAAACACAAAAAGATAAAGATGGATTATGGAAGGCGTTGTTAGATGATAGGATTGATATCATTGCAACCGACCATGCACCGCATACCTTAGAAGAAAAGGATAATATGTATACAAAGGCACCTAGTGGAGGTCCATTAGTACAGCATGCAGTTCCAGCTATTCTAGAAAAGGTGAAAGAAGGAGTACTGTCAATAGAAAAAGCAGTAGAAAAGATGAGCCACAATCCAGCGAAAATCTTCAAAGTTGAAAAAAGAGGATTTATAAAAGAAGGTTTCTATGCTGACTTGGTTTTAGTTGATGCAGATAAGAAATGGACGGTAGATAAAGAGAATGTGTTATTTAAATGCGGATGGTCTCCGTTTGAAGGTGTTGAGTTTTCAAATCAAATAACACACACTTTTGTAAATGGTAACTTAATGTATAACGAGGGAATTTTTAACGAAGAAATTAAAGGGAAACGATTATTATTTAACAGATAAATGAAGTCTTTTTTTTACATATGTATTGGTTTTTTTTTGGTGTCGTGTACAAGTAATACGATATACAAAAAGCCTGATAATTTAATTCCGAAAGATTCTATGATTTCGTTACTAACCGATATGTATATTGCTTCTTCTGCCAAAAATCAAAAAAATAAGTTTTTAAAGAGAGAAAAAAACTATATGTTTTTGGTATACGAAAAGTATAGAATTGACAGTACTCGCTTTGATGCTAGTAATACATATTACACTTCTATGGTTGATGAGTATACTGAAATTTTAAATAAAGTAAAAAAGAACATTGATTCATTAGACGTTTTATATAGAAAAAAGCAAGAGGTTCAAGATTCAATAAAAGGAATTAAAAAGGAAGGAAAATTAAAAAGAGATACAATTTTAGATAAAGAACTATTATTGAATGATCTTCCTAAAGAATTAATAAAAAGAGAAGATAGAGAGTTTGAAAAAAAGGACTTAAAGAAAATTAAGTAACTTACCTTTTAAACTCTTTAGAAACTCTAGTAATTACATCATTCACTGATTCAAAATCAAAATTAAGTTGTTCTATAATTTTTTTAGCAGTATAGAACGATTTGTTGTGAGCAGATTTTGCAGAGTTCTTAGTTAGTAAAGGCTCCTTACCAGTAAGCTTTGTTAAAAACCAGTCAATTTTCCAAAATATTGAGGTAACAAACTGTCCTACTTTTTTTGAAGGTCTTTTTTTATTTAGATTATCAGCAATACTAAATAAAACATCTTTAAACGATTTGTTTTCTGAAACAAGAATAAAACGTTCATTTTTTATGTTAGAATTCATTAGATCTATCATAGCCTTCACCACATCATTTACTCCAACAAAGCCAGTAACACCTTCAGTGTAAAAGTTAAATCCATTACTTATTTGAGTAAACATTTTACCAGAGCCTTCATTCCAAAAACCTCCTCCTAAAATTACACCAGGATTCACAATTACTACACTTAAATCTTCTTGGCTACCTCTCCAAACTTCCATTTCAGCACCATACTTGGTAATTGCATATCCATGATTTTCATCACTATCAAGCCATTCGTTTTCTTCGTTAATCGGTTTTCCATTAATAGCGTTACCAACCGCAGCGATGGAACTTACAAAACAGAATTTATCTACGTTAGCATCAATAGCAAAGTTGATTAAGTTGGCAGTTCCTTCAATGTTTACCTGACGCATTTTTCTATAATCTTTTGGGTTAAAAGAAACCAATGCAGCACAATGATAAACCTGTGTGATGTTATCAAATACAGGTTCTAGGGAAGGAATATCAGTAATGTCAGCTTGTATCCACTCAATTTTAGAAAAATACTGTTGCACATTATCTGTATAAAAAGAAAAGATTTTCTTAACATATTCACGCTTTTCTTCAGTTCTAAAAATAGCTCGAATCTTGTCGTTTTTTTGGCTTAAGTGATATAATAAATGTGAGCCTACTAAACCTGTTCCTCCTGTAACTAAAATCATAAAGCGAATTTAGTTTATTTTGGTTGATAAACTTATCTTTGCTTCTTTAAAAATAGAATAAAATGACCAAGAATTTAGTAGAAGAATTACAATGGCGTGGAATGATTCACGACATTATGCCAGGAACCGAAGAACAACTTCAAAAAGAAATGACGTCGGTTTATATTGGCTTTGATCCAACTGCAGATTCGTTACACATTGGTAGTTTAGTTCCAATTATTTTACTAGTTCACATTGAAAAAGCAGGGCATCAGCCAGTAGCTTTAGTAGGAGGTGCAACAGGTATGATCGGTGATCCAACAGGAAAATCAGATGAGCGTAATTTATTAAATGAAGAGGCTTTAGCTAAAAACGTAGCAGGTTTAAAAAGAACATTAGGTCGCTTTTTAGACTTTGATAACGGAACTAAAAATTCTCCTTTATTAGTAAACAATTACGATTGGATGAAGGACTTTTCATTTATCGAATTTGTACGTGATGTTGGTAAGAGAATCACTGTGAACTACATGATGGCAAAAGATTCTGTAAAAAAACGTATTACAGGAGAAGCGGGTAACGGGATGAGTTTTACAGAGTTTACGTATCAATTAATTCAAGGGTATGATTTCTATCACTTATATAAAACCTTAAACTGTAAATTACAAATGGGAGGTTCTGACCAATGGGGTAATATTACCACAGGTACTGAACTAGTCCGTAGAATGACACCAGGAGAGGATGCAAAAGCATTTGCAGCTACTTGCCCATTAATAACAAAAGCTGACGGTTCTAAATTTGGAAAGTCTGAAGGAGGAAATGTTTGGTTAGATGCAGATAAAACGTCAGTTTACAAGTTTTACCAATTTTGGCTAAATACTTCGGATGAAGATGCTGAAAAGTATATTAAAATATTTACGTTTTTAGATAAAGAAACTATTGATGCTTTAATTACTGAACATAAAGAAGCACCACACCAAAGAGCATTACAAAAGAAGTTAGCTGAAGAAGTAACAATTTTCGTACATTCTAAAGAAGAGTTAGATAAAGCGATTGCTGCTTCAAATATTTTATTTGGAAAGTCAACAGCTGACGACTTAAAGAATTTAGATGAACAAACCTTTTTAGATGTGTTTGATGGTGTACCGCAAGCTGAGGTAACATCGGAAGACATAGCTGAAGGCTTAGATATGATTGCAGCCTTAGCCGCTAAAACTGGATTCTTAAAATCAAACGGTGATGCAAGAAGAGCTTTAAAAGAGAATTCAATATCAGTAAATAAAGAAAAAGTAAGTGAAGACTTTGTTATCACTTCAAAAGACCTTATTGCTGATAAATACGTGTTATTACAAAGAGGTAAGAAAAATTACTTTTTATTAAAGGTAGCATA
Encoded proteins:
- a CDS encoding SDR family oxidoreductase, translated to MILVTGGTGLVGSHLLYHLSQKNDKIRAIFRTEEKREYVKKIFSFYTDNVQQYFSKIEWIQADITDIPSLEPVFDNITQVYHCAALVSFNPKDYRKMRQVNIEGTANLINFAIDANVDKFCFVSSIAAVGNAINGKPINEENEWLDSDENHGYAITKYGAEMEVWRGSQEDLSVVIVNPGVILGGGFWNEGSGKMFTQISNGFNFYTEGVTGFVGVNDVVKAMIDLMNSNIKNERFILVSENKSFKDVLFSIADNLNKKRPSKKVGQFVTSIFWKIDWFLTKLTGKEPLLTKNSAKSAHNKSFYTAKKIIEQLNFDFESVNDVITRVSKEFKR
- a CDS encoding GNAT family N-acetyltransferase, whose translation is MTTITTREAKKEDLEILLGFEQGVIEAERPFDSSLKEGKISYYNLEEMIFADNVYLIVAVSGDEIVGSGYLRIEKSRSYRKNEHNGYIGFIYVKPNFRGKKISALILNSLKNWAKSKEIRELRLDVYNDNLSAIKAYERFGFNKSLINMKMEI
- a CDS encoding SusC/RagA family TonB-linked outer membrane protein; translation: MKQILLGLLLCLTTFANAQYTIRGKVTSKKNGTPIPFVNVTIKNTTKGTVTDNSGNYSLKIKSKNDILIFSSIGYKTAEIKVGNQKSISIYLQEENTGLDEIIITALNKKRESKELGYAIQSIQQKDISEVKSVNFLDNLSGKLAGVNITSGGATGVGSSSKIVIRGEQSFTNNNPLFIVDGTPINNNTIFNNTNEAAAGFQEADFGNGAMEVNTDDIASVSVLKGASAAALYGTRASNGVIIINTKKGSNAFKMSVNSSLFIDTAFQLPQFQNEYGQGNSGRFEFVNGLGGGTNDNISYSWGPRLNQGTLIPQFDSPVSLPDGTTVRGGDTALYNGLPITPTPFIAHPNNLINFYKTGITAINNIAIASGFNKGNYRLSLTDVNSESIIPGVNLHRKTIATNLQFIPSKNTTITSHVNYVNSNSDNRPSNGYGSENVNYSLVAWGPRSLNINSLKNYWQPGLEGKQQYSFNYTFFDNPYFILHENRNEFNRDRVFGNISAKQQITNNLNLTLRTRMDYSSENRRFLRNFSSNRFRNGAYAEHKVTYREINTDFLINYTPKVNNITLDISLGGNRLDQKASTQQTQTTQLAQPGIFSFNNAASPIETFNFLSEKRINSLYGLIKLGYKNIFFLDITGRNDWSSALATPITTTNTSFFYPSVSTSVILSKLFPLPTTVSFAKVRASIAQVGNDTNPYQTSRTFIPTTNVHAQPAFTSQDFIANPNLRPEKTTSFEIGADLRFFNDRLTFDITYYNALTKDQILSLPIPISSGFKQQVVNGGKVRSEGVELVINATPFKTNNFKWNTTVNFSKNVATIESLPQNSGRITLAYSRVYNNPDQTVWFQVEEGGRIGDFYGTGYLKNEKGDFVLTSEGNFIADPTLKKLGNYNPDFTMGLNNSFSYKNWNLNFLFDWRQGGELVSRTLALAGVAGQLKETTYRPTSGIIAQGVVNTGTPENPIYTPNTTAITPESYYRQFYDRNHEENNVYDASYLKLRQFAFSYTFNLKNNAFGFVKNGADVTLSFIGKNVFAISNIPHFDPEQLAVQGNRIVSGVEDMSYATTKSFGFKLGVTF
- a CDS encoding DUF4296 domain-containing protein — translated: MKSFFYICIGFFLVSCTSNTIYKKPDNLIPKDSMISLLTDMYIASSAKNQKNKFLKREKNYMFLVYEKYRIDSTRFDASNTYYTSMVDEYTEILNKVKKNIDSLDVLYRKKQEVQDSIKGIKKEGKLKRDTILDKELLLNDLPKELIKREDREFEKKDLKKIK
- a CDS encoding dihydroorotase, translating into MKQSYLIKNAQIVNENKVFKGDVLIEGEFIKEIGENIIPTGDVLMVDAEGKFLIPGMIDDQVHFREPGLTHKANIATESKAAIAGGITSFIEMPNTVPQATTQELLADKFEIASKTSYANYSFMFGGTNDNLEELLKTNPKDVAGIKLFLGSSTGNMLVDNEEVLEKIFSSTKMLISVHCEDEATIRKNTEEYKAKYGDDIPVKYHPLIRSEEACYLSSSKAIELAKKTGARLHIFHLSTEKETHLFRNDIPLEEKQITAEVCVHHLWFTDADYDKKGTHIKWNPAVKTQKDKDGLWKALLDDRIDIIATDHAPHTLEEKDNMYTKAPSGGPLVQHAVPAILEKVKEGVLSIEKAVEKMSHNPAKIFKVEKRGFIKEGFYADLVLVDADKKWTVDKENVLFKCGWSPFEGVEFSNQITHTFVNGNLMYNEGIFNEEIKGKRLLFNR
- a CDS encoding DUF4271 domain-containing protein — protein: MKAIERVIYNDNWVTLVIILAIVLLAMMKLLKPTKLYGYTIAFVTPGFFHKRMEEGVSFFTPFKLLLFSFSIIVISLFLFFTLVSEIYSHSFLAFLGLFLFVSVYFSVRFFLDYALANILGLSKTVNYFLYTKSGYLYVLSIWLFPIIILYQYTFTNKLFLIYSFCILLVFRVFLILTNNKKLVISKLFYFILYFCTLEIAPLLILYKTTTT
- a CDS encoding uroporphyrinogen-III synthase, with the protein product MKVKTILVSQPKPKTETSPYFDLAEKQKVKVDFRSFIHVEGIPVKEVRAQKVDLNNYTAIILTSRNAVDHFFRIAEEMRFTVPDDMKYFCQSEAVAYYLQKYVVYRKRKIYVGNRTFPELTKLIKKHKDEKFLLPSSDKLKSLIPEELDKLGVNWKRADLYRTVVSDLSDLENVFYDILVFFSPSGIDSLFENFPDFKQNNTRIAVFGNTTIKAVEDRGLRVDIAAPTPETPSMTMALEKYIKEANKK
- a CDS encoding polyprenol monophosphomannose synthase, whose protein sequence is MYLCPDLYENYMKSDALIIIPTYNEKENIEAIIRAAFSQEKVFHVLVVDDSSPDGTAIIVEKLQKEFPNQLFIEKRKGKSGLGTAYIHGFKWAISKKYNYIIEMDADFSHNPKDLIKLYNECVNNGADVAIGSRYSVGVNVVNWPMSRVLLSYFASKYVRLITRMPIHDTTAGFVCYKRKVLETIKLDKVKFVGYAFQIEMKYKAWKHKFNIKEVSVIFTDRVLGKSKLSKGIIKEAVFGVIKMRINGLPK
- the tyrS gene encoding tyrosine--tRNA ligase yields the protein MTKNLVEELQWRGMIHDIMPGTEEQLQKEMTSVYIGFDPTADSLHIGSLVPIILLVHIEKAGHQPVALVGGATGMIGDPTGKSDERNLLNEEALAKNVAGLKRTLGRFLDFDNGTKNSPLLVNNYDWMKDFSFIEFVRDVGKRITVNYMMAKDSVKKRITGEAGNGMSFTEFTYQLIQGYDFYHLYKTLNCKLQMGGSDQWGNITTGTELVRRMTPGEDAKAFAATCPLITKADGSKFGKSEGGNVWLDADKTSVYKFYQFWLNTSDEDAEKYIKIFTFLDKETIDALITEHKEAPHQRALQKKLAEEVTIFVHSKEELDKAIAASNILFGKSTADDLKNLDEQTFLDVFDGVPQAEVTSEDIAEGLDMIAALAAKTGFLKSNGDARRALKENSISVNKEKVSEDFVITSKDLIADKYVLLQRGKKNYFLLKVA
- a CDS encoding TIGR04282 family arsenosugar biosynthesis glycosyltransferase; this encodes MSKQPNIAILIFANSSKREAENKFLEKGEQLFDYLNKKIVFEASKTNAQICICNETHQIGATFGQRFTNAIENTFAKGFHNIIVVGNDSPNLNASHLQKAIDHLQNDLPVLGPSTDGGIYLLAINQKHFNKKSFATLPWKTPDLFSTLKKILEKNEHSVSQLAYLKDIDSENDLIYFLNRYSTNSFLKYLINKIFLLLRKSFYNTSYTYRYQYTSVLYNKGSPTTSQRTSIFS